A region of Thermococcus piezophilus DNA encodes the following proteins:
- a CDS encoding metal-dependent hydrolase: MNYEEHVLAGIITYPLAVAVALLLKNYGVPFHFTPIAMVLGYALYVLGSDLPDIDHPNALIHRGTKPIVSVLVGSVVYLRTVDMIHIGPEWENVLLAWIIGAVAGVVAWYGFTAIMPGHRGIVHSLLVAMVYGLLAFALSTFGLGMSTEEALFLGFAAFSGYTLHLILDRDVSLV, encoded by the coding sequence ATGAACTACGAGGAGCACGTGCTGGCGGGGATAATAACCTACCCCCTCGCGGTTGCGGTGGCGTTGCTCCTCAAAAACTACGGCGTTCCCTTCCATTTCACTCCGATAGCGATGGTCTTAGGCTATGCTCTCTACGTCCTGGGGAGCGACCTCCCGGACATAGATCATCCAAACGCCCTCATCCACCGCGGGACGAAGCCCATAGTTTCAGTCCTCGTGGGCAGCGTGGTCTACCTGAGAACGGTGGACATGATTCACATAGGGCCGGAGTGGGAGAACGTCCTCCTAGCGTGGATCATCGGGGCGGTTGCCGGAGTGGTGGCGTGGTACGGGTTCACCGCAATAATGCCTGGGCACAGAGGGATAGTCCACAGCCTGCTCGTCGCAATGGTTTACGGCCTGCTCGCGTTTGCATTAAGCACTTTCGGCCTTGGAATGAGCACGGAAGAGGCCCTCTTCCTCGGCTTCGCAGCGTTCAGCGGCTACACGCTGCACCTGATACTCGACAGGGACGTCTCGCTGGTATGA
- a CDS encoding ATP-binding protein gives MEPRGLKLYQYQSYEIYGLSRNPFEQLASEGIQDVEGIHVYQEIDMRLQMIISEVLGNKSSIALSIVGPLGMGKTQRLKSIAKVIEENQGKAIYVKVDTNDILKLTRDIFYALKPPKSRTNIFLENISRKLGFIDRLEKMLSSSQEYKSRDIAELLTEQMSKYSYCALLLDELENMQTAREQEKIQFFEMLRHFISNMPKGCIVAFACVPEAYEEYTKIFPAFFMRLHYEFKLRTMSRDEAYELVKKRLNRVRIRDTDDPLYPFTEGAIKLIHELGKGNPRQILRLLHYVLSEAAKHKFDPIDDYVVTTILEEPKSLEEYLTRIPKNYKDLVETIVFKFNGGPVSYIQIAKEVKRPGMQVYDQLNELIRLGFLVGDPKGNYKVPEYVKKFLEEDAEREDAKE, from the coding sequence ATGGAACCCCGCGGCCTTAAGCTTTACCAATACCAGTCATACGAAATATACGGCCTTTCTCGAAACCCCTTTGAGCAGCTCGCAAGCGAAGGAATACAGGACGTCGAGGGCATACACGTCTACCAGGAAATCGACATGCGCCTCCAGATGATAATCTCCGAGGTGCTCGGCAACAAGAGCTCCATAGCGCTGTCCATAGTCGGCCCCCTCGGAATGGGAAAGACCCAGCGCCTCAAGAGCATTGCCAAAGTGATAGAAGAAAACCAAGGAAAGGCCATCTACGTCAAGGTCGACACCAACGACATCCTTAAACTCACTCGCGATATCTTCTACGCCCTCAAGCCGCCGAAGAGCAGGACGAACATCTTCCTCGAGAACATCTCTAGGAAGCTTGGCTTCATAGATAGGCTCGAAAAGATGCTCAGCTCAAGCCAAGAGTACAAGAGCAGGGACATAGCAGAACTCCTCACAGAGCAGATGAGTAAATATTCATACTGCGCCCTCCTCCTCGATGAGCTTGAAAACATGCAGACGGCGAGAGAACAGGAGAAGATACAATTCTTCGAGATGCTGAGGCACTTCATAAGCAACATGCCCAAGGGTTGCATAGTGGCCTTCGCCTGCGTTCCGGAAGCCTACGAAGAGTACACAAAGATATTCCCCGCATTCTTCATGCGCCTCCACTACGAGTTCAAGCTCAGGACCATGAGCCGGGATGAAGCCTACGAGCTCGTCAAGAAGAGGCTTAACCGCGTTAGGATACGGGACACGGACGACCCGCTGTATCCCTTCACTGAGGGGGCAATAAAGCTCATCCACGAGCTCGGAAAGGGCAACCCGAGGCAGATTCTAAGGCTCCTCCACTACGTGCTCAGCGAGGCGGCCAAACACAAGTTCGACCCAATAGACGACTACGTGGTTACGACCATTCTTGAGGAGCCGAAGAGCCTGGAGGAGTACCTCACAAGGATTCCCAAGAACTACAAAGACCTCGTTGAGACGATAGTCTTCAAGTTCAACGGCGGGCCGGTAAGCTACATCCAGATAGCCAAGGAAGTCAAGAGGCCTGGAATGCAGGTCTATGACCAGCTTAACGAGCTCATAAGGCTTGGCTTCCTGGTCGGCGACCCCAAGGGCAACTATAAAGTTCCAGAATACGTGAAAAAGTTCCTTGAGGAAGATGCAGAAAGGGAGGATGCCAAGGAATGA
- a CDS encoding THUMP domain-containing protein produces the protein MAVLLVTAPQRREGDAILELEWALEKVRVKGTDWHGVLLAETPLSMGEALKRLKNFETQAIKRVIPLMELVSARREEIFKAALGIAGDRLRGTFAVRAKVRGNKKLSAREIERELGALIVDELSAKVDLTNPDFLVVVEVLGKKAGVSVLKSGEILKFEVHE, from the coding sequence ATGGCGGTTCTGCTCGTTACGGCTCCCCAGAGACGGGAGGGCGATGCGATACTCGAGCTGGAGTGGGCGCTGGAGAAGGTTAGAGTTAAGGGAACCGACTGGCACGGTGTTTTACTGGCAGAAACTCCCCTCTCCATGGGAGAAGCCCTCAAACGGCTGAAGAACTTCGAGACGCAGGCGATAAAGAGGGTGATACCCCTCATGGAACTCGTTTCCGCGAGGAGGGAGGAGATATTCAAAGCTGCCCTGGGGATCGCTGGAGACAGGTTGAGGGGCACTTTCGCCGTTCGTGCCAAGGTGAGGGGGAACAAAAAGCTCTCCGCGAGGGAAATCGAACGGGAGCTCGGGGCCCTCATAGTTGATGAATTAAGCGCCAAAGTCGATTTGACGAATCCGGACTTCCTCGTTGTCGTTGAAGTTCTCGGAAAGAAAGCAGGGGTGAGCGTTCTAAAGTCAGGGGAGATACTGAAGTTCGAGGTCCATGAGTGA
- a CDS encoding 4Fe-4S dicluster domain-containing protein, with protein sequence MRLSPLIPTVLRNLAKKPATNLFPKMEPVPVPENFRGRLIYDVDKCVGCRMCVTVCPAGVFVYLPEVRKVTLWTGRCVFCSQCVDVCPTNALKMSDEFLLASYDKYDEKFIWFKEEEIEELKKKLEEQKKAKEAAKKAENK encoded by the coding sequence GTGAGGCTCTCACCGCTTATCCCAACGGTCCTCAGGAACCTTGCAAAGAAGCCAGCCACCAACCTCTTCCCCAAGATGGAGCCAGTTCCAGTTCCAGAGAACTTCAGGGGAAGGCTCATCTACGACGTGGACAAGTGCGTCGGCTGCAGGATGTGCGTTACCGTCTGTCCAGCGGGAGTGTTTGTTTACCTCCCAGAGGTCAGGAAGGTTACCCTCTGGACTGGCAGGTGTGTCTTCTGCAGCCAGTGCGTTGACGTCTGCCCCACCAACGCCCTCAAGATGAGCGACGAGTTCCTCCTAGCGAGCTACGACAAGTACGACGAGAAGTTCATATGGTTCAAGGAGGAGGAAATTGAGGAGCTGAAGAAGAAGCTCGAGGAGCAGAAGAAGGCGAAAGAAGCCGCCAAGAAGGCCGAAAATAAGTGA
- a CDS encoding respiratory chain complex I subunit 1 family protein, with protein MDIMTGVVYPVAGLVGLYIFVSLASLIWEGIDRKLVARMQRRVGPPLLQPLYDFFKLASKETIIPNTSNFMFRAAPVLSLATAIALLAYTPMGFEPILTSKGDIIVFIYLLALLSLFKILGAISSGNPYAKIGAAREAAIMVSREPAMMLAIFAIMWRLGKLGIEKPFSMSVFYQHNIWEIGTPMSLVGALILLYVFIVWLASEIEVGFFNIPDAEEEIAEGLLVEYSGRYLALFKLTKALKAFISASLIVAIFFPWGISGYLGLTDYAATIADLLFHTLKVFLLLFAVQSIFRATTGRLKITQAVDFLWKNVFLASLLGSLLIAMEVIM; from the coding sequence ATGGACATCATGACAGGCGTCGTTTACCCAGTTGCAGGTTTGGTGGGTCTTTATATCTTTGTCTCATTAGCTTCGCTCATATGGGAAGGAATAGACAGGAAGCTCGTTGCCAGAATGCAGCGCAGGGTCGGGCCGCCGCTGCTCCAGCCACTCTACGACTTCTTTAAGTTGGCGAGCAAGGAGACCATAATTCCAAACACGTCAAACTTCATGTTCAGGGCCGCCCCAGTGCTGAGCCTCGCCACGGCCATAGCGCTCCTCGCTTACACACCCATGGGCTTTGAGCCGATTTTGACGAGCAAGGGCGACATCATAGTCTTTATCTACCTCCTTGCCCTCCTCAGCCTCTTCAAGATACTCGGAGCAATAAGCTCAGGCAACCCCTACGCAAAGATAGGAGCCGCGAGGGAAGCCGCCATAATGGTCTCAAGGGAGCCTGCGATGATGCTGGCGATATTCGCAATAATGTGGCGCCTCGGCAAGCTCGGCATTGAAAAGCCCTTCAGCATGAGTGTCTTCTACCAGCACAACATATGGGAGATAGGAACCCCAATGAGCCTCGTTGGAGCTCTGATACTGCTGTACGTATTCATCGTATGGTTGGCGAGCGAGATAGAGGTTGGATTCTTCAACATCCCAGACGCGGAGGAAGAGATAGCCGAGGGACTGCTCGTCGAGTACAGTGGAAGGTATCTGGCTTTATTCAAGCTGACCAAAGCCCTAAAGGCCTTCATAAGCGCCAGCTTGATAGTGGCCATATTCTTCCCATGGGGAATATCTGGCTATCTCGGACTGACTGACTATGCCGCGACCATAGCAGACCTGCTCTTCCACACGCTCAAGGTATTCCTCCTGCTCTTTGCAGTGCAGAGCATCTTCAGGGCAACAACGGGAAGGCTGAAGATAACGCAAGCCGTTGACTTCCTTTGGAAAAACGTCTTCTTGGCCTCTCTCCTCGGCTCCCTCCTCATAGCCATGGAGGTGATAATGTGA
- a CDS encoding NADH-quinone oxidoreductase subunit C, translated as MSETHANEGTEVKKPTKAEKVANAIAERFPNAQVEVKTNKWMRERVWVRVQKEDYRELMKFIKALDGEAHYSIGIEQDWGEELGFLNHLVIYYDDAPAVSLLIDVHAPKDDPTLPDISDIFPIALQFEREGMEMIGIDFEGAPDKRRLFLPEDFPEGIYPLRIDDKGVPEEMVHNAGHPYYLKGGAKK; from the coding sequence ATGAGCGAGACTCATGCTAACGAGGGAACTGAGGTTAAAAAGCCAACCAAGGCCGAGAAGGTCGCGAATGCAATAGCGGAGCGCTTTCCAAACGCCCAGGTCGAGGTCAAGACCAACAAGTGGATGCGGGAGAGGGTCTGGGTGAGAGTCCAAAAGGAGGACTACCGCGAGCTGATGAAGTTCATAAAAGCGCTTGACGGCGAGGCCCACTACTCGATAGGCATCGAGCAGGACTGGGGGGAAGAGCTCGGCTTCCTGAACCACCTCGTGATTTACTACGACGACGCCCCAGCCGTTTCCCTGCTCATCGACGTCCACGCGCCCAAGGACGACCCAACGTTGCCGGACATAAGCGACATCTTCCCCATAGCCCTCCAGTTCGAGAGGGAAGGCATGGAGATGATCGGCATAGACTTCGAAGGAGCGCCCGACAAAAGGAGGCTCTTCCTGCCCGAGGACTTTCCTGAGGGGATATACCCGCTCCGCATCGACGACAAAGGCGTGCCGGAGGAGATGGTCCACAACGCAGGCCACCCGTACTACCTCAAAGGGGGTGCTAAGAAATGA
- a CDS encoding NADH-quinone oxidoreductase subunit B family protein has protein sequence MAITVPANGGSNSPERKRLEKRIAQLCRFIGKSPWVFHVNTGSCNGCDIEIIAALTPRYDAERFGVKLVGSPRHADILLVTGPVTNQSLERVKLVYEQTPEPKIVIAVGSCPTGGSVFYESPFTNAPLSNVIPVDVYVPGCPPRPEAILHGVVLALEKLAKILEGEVPEVKE, from the coding sequence ATGGCAATAACCGTTCCCGCTAACGGAGGTTCAAACTCACCGGAACGCAAGAGGCTTGAGAAGAGAATCGCCCAGCTGTGCAGGTTCATCGGGAAGTCACCGTGGGTCTTCCACGTGAACACCGGCTCGTGCAACGGCTGTGACATCGAGATAATAGCGGCCCTAACGCCCCGCTACGACGCGGAGCGCTTCGGAGTCAAGCTCGTCGGCAGTCCGAGGCACGCCGACATACTCCTCGTTACCGGACCGGTAACCAACCAGAGCCTCGAGAGGGTTAAACTGGTCTACGAGCAGACGCCCGAGCCGAAGATAGTCATAGCCGTCGGCTCCTGCCCCACCGGCGGGAGCGTCTTCTATGAGAGTCCCTTCACCAACGCGCCGCTGAGCAACGTTATTCCTGTAGATGTTTACGTCCCAGGCTGTCCGCCGAGGCCCGAAGCTATACTCCACGGCGTCGTTTTGGCCCTCGAAAAGCTGGCTAAAATCCTGGAGGGTGAGGTTCCGGAGGTGAAAGAATGA
- a CDS encoding hydrogenase, with the protein MFGYWDALYFVFVFIIGLILAWLLERWAAKSGMGTREVGDGTKIFISGEDSDKVIPGFEHLEGHYTGRNVMWGLTYALKRFFTALKADHTGLLTDYVSYLVIVTAFVMGVLLIWG; encoded by the coding sequence ATGTTCGGCTACTGGGATGCCCTCTACTTCGTCTTTGTCTTTATCATCGGACTCATCTTAGCGTGGCTACTCGAGAGGTGGGCCGCTAAATCCGGCATGGGGACGAGGGAAGTCGGTGACGGGACGAAGATATTCATAAGCGGTGAAGACTCCGACAAGGTGATTCCAGGCTTCGAGCATCTCGAGGGCCACTACACCGGCAGGAATGTCATGTGGGGGCTTACTTACGCGCTCAAGCGCTTCTTCACCGCCCTCAAGGCCGACCATACCGGACTGCTGACCGACTACGTGAGCTACCTCGTCATAGTTACTGCCTTCGTCATGGGAGTGCTGTTGATATGGGGGTGA
- a CDS encoding proton-conducting transporter membrane subunit has protein sequence MNGEAILPYLIIIPLFGAFSMPMVNLLGRKSREAWAVIISGATLAVGSAMFYSVWENRGIIVYTLGAKSPLGQANFPIRIVWEVDLFGALMVFMVTLVSFLAVLYSLGYMKHDTGLDKYYTLIIILELGMLGIAITGDLFNFYVFLEIMSIASYALVAFRNDTWEGIEAGIKYMFVGSIASAFILLGIALLYGQYGTLTMSYLALKLAESPSVTAKVALALFIAGLLFKSGASPVHMWLADAHPAAPSSISAMLSGLVIKIGGIYALARILFSIYGASISVKTVGWVIIIFACITLVIGNAMAVIQNDMKRLLAYSSVGQIGYILLGLGIGLAAYGSQTGEIAMAGAIYHTFNHALMKALLFLVAGAVIHQLGTRNLNELSGIAKTMPKTTFAFLIGAAAIIGMPPLNGFASKWLIYESSAIFNPILGAIAIIGTAFCTAAYVRVLYTFFGRPSESVMKAKDPEGTMLWPIILLVVAIIVMGLFPWQISEKIMIPAVKALENQLAYVSTVLGGA, from the coding sequence ATGAATGGCGAGGCAATACTTCCATACCTCATAATCATTCCGCTCTTCGGAGCGTTCTCAATGCCCATGGTGAACCTTCTGGGAAGAAAGTCCAGGGAAGCATGGGCCGTCATAATCAGCGGCGCAACACTCGCCGTCGGCTCGGCGATGTTCTACAGCGTCTGGGAGAACAGGGGGATAATCGTTTACACCCTCGGTGCCAAGAGCCCGCTCGGACAGGCTAACTTCCCGATAAGGATAGTCTGGGAAGTGGACCTCTTTGGGGCTCTCATGGTCTTCATGGTAACACTCGTGAGCTTCCTGGCCGTGCTTTATTCCCTCGGCTATATGAAGCACGACACGGGCCTCGACAAGTACTACACCCTTATCATAATCCTCGAGCTTGGAATGCTCGGCATAGCCATAACCGGTGACCTCTTCAACTTCTACGTCTTCCTAGAGATAATGAGCATCGCCAGCTACGCGTTGGTGGCTTTCAGGAACGACACGTGGGAGGGCATTGAAGCCGGTATCAAGTACATGTTCGTCGGCTCGATAGCAAGTGCCTTCATCCTGCTCGGCATAGCGCTCCTCTACGGCCAGTACGGAACGCTCACTATGAGCTATCTCGCTTTGAAGCTCGCTGAAAGCCCTAGCGTTACGGCCAAGGTTGCTCTGGCGCTCTTCATAGCGGGACTTCTCTTCAAGAGTGGTGCTTCCCCAGTCCACATGTGGCTGGCAGATGCCCACCCGGCAGCGCCGAGCTCGATAAGTGCCATGCTTTCAGGTCTCGTCATCAAGATAGGCGGAATCTACGCCTTGGCCAGAATACTCTTCAGCATCTATGGGGCAAGCATAAGCGTGAAGACCGTCGGGTGGGTCATCATCATCTTCGCATGTATAACGCTGGTAATCGGCAACGCGATGGCGGTAATCCAGAACGACATGAAGAGGCTCTTAGCATACTCTTCAGTCGGACAGATAGGCTACATCCTCCTCGGCCTTGGAATCGGTTTAGCTGCCTATGGAAGCCAGACCGGCGAGATAGCAATGGCGGGAGCTATTTACCACACCTTCAACCACGCCCTCATGAAGGCCCTCCTCTTCCTTGTCGCAGGAGCGGTAATCCACCAGCTCGGAACGAGGAACCTCAACGAGCTGAGCGGAATAGCAAAAACCATGCCCAAGACGACCTTCGCCTTCCTGATTGGTGCGGCCGCGATAATAGGAATGCCGCCCCTCAACGGCTTCGCGAGCAAGTGGCTCATCTATGAAAGCTCGGCGATATTCAACCCGATACTGGGTGCGATAGCCATAATCGGAACAGCCTTCTGTACCGCCGCATACGTAAGGGTGCTCTACACCTTCTTCGGAAGGCCCAGTGAGAGTGTCATGAAGGCCAAAGACCCCGAGGGAACGATGCTCTGGCCGATAATACTCCTTGTGGTTGCCATTATCGTCATGGGCCTCTTCCCGTGGCAGATAAGCGAGAAAATCATGATTCCAGCCGTGAAGGCCCTTGAGAATCAGCTGGCCTACGTAAGCACTGTCTTAGGGGGTGCGTGA
- a CDS encoding NADH-quinone oxidoreductase subunit K, which yields MIQFQFITAFLLIALGIYAFLAKRNLIKLILALDIIDSGIHLLLISLGYRIELNQIPTAPIYTGYETLKSPMVGPLPQALVLTSIVIGVCVLSLAVALTINAYRHYGSLDVRALRRLRG from the coding sequence ATGATTCAGTTCCAGTTCATCACCGCGTTCCTGCTCATAGCCCTCGGAATCTACGCCTTTCTGGCAAAGAGAAACCTAATCAAGCTGATTTTAGCGCTTGATATCATAGATTCGGGGATACACCTGCTCCTCATCAGCCTCGGCTACCGCATAGAGCTGAACCAGATTCCGACCGCGCCGATTTACACCGGCTACGAGACTCTCAAGAGCCCGATGGTCGGCCCGCTTCCCCAGGCGCTGGTCCTCACGAGCATAGTCATCGGCGTCTGTGTGCTCTCGCTCGCGGTTGCGCTCACGATAAACGCCTACAGACACTACGGAAGCCTTGACGTGAGAGCTCTAAGGAGGTTGAGGGGATGA
- a CDS encoding Na(+)/H(+) antiporter subunit B, whose product MGLIVKTTARAIIPLIGIFGTYIVVHGHLTPGGGFQGGATIAGAGILFLVAFGLDEMKEQYNKSLYSALEGIGGLTFLGVAMLGMGVAFFYNTLWHNGPFFNGQPGTLLSAGYLPIMNLAVGLKVFTGLVSALTTIALYRRWKS is encoded by the coding sequence ATGGGTCTCATCGTGAAGACGACTGCTAGAGCTATAATCCCGCTCATAGGAATTTTCGGTACCTACATAGTAGTGCACGGTCACCTGACACCGGGTGGTGGCTTCCAGGGGGGTGCCACCATAGCGGGAGCGGGAATATTATTCCTGGTTGCATTCGGCCTCGACGAGATGAAGGAGCAATACAACAAGAGCCTCTACTCGGCCCTAGAAGGCATAGGCGGCCTGACCTTCCTAGGGGTGGCGATGCTCGGTATGGGGGTTGCGTTCTTTTACAACACGCTCTGGCACAACGGGCCCTTCTTCAACGGCCAGCCCGGAACGCTCCTCTCGGCGGGATACCTGCCGATAATGAACTTGGCTGTCGGTCTGAAGGTCTTCACGGGACTCGTTAGTGCACTAACAACGATAGCACTTTACAGGAGGTGGAAGTCATGA
- the mbhE gene encoding hydrogen gas-evolving membrane-bound hydrogenase subunit E, with translation MKRTIAYLSLLFILGALLYIANPNYGLKFGPGGSEWLALRYTDNYYITHGLKEVGGMNIVTDIVFDYRGYDTIGEATVLFTAIAGAIALLRPWRRDEA, from the coding sequence GTGAAAAGAACCATAGCTTATCTCTCACTGCTGTTCATTCTGGGGGCACTCCTCTATATAGCGAACCCCAACTACGGTCTCAAGTTCGGCCCCGGCGGTAGCGAGTGGCTCGCGCTCCGCTATACAGACAACTACTACATCACCCACGGCCTCAAGGAGGTCGGCGGTATGAACATAGTCACCGACATCGTGTTCGACTACCGTGGATACGATACGATTGGGGAGGCCACCGTTTTGTTCACAGCTATAGCCGGTGCGATAGCCCTTCTAAGGCCCTGGAGGAGGGATGAGGCATGA
- a CDS encoding hydrogenase subunit MbhD domain-containing protein encodes MNALTIDMAIQAIILISVLITAYLTIRFRDLLAAALMSAAMSLLLSLEFYMLHAPDVAIAEAAVGAGVVTAVVVYGIAKTERWEVEP; translated from the coding sequence ATGAACGCCCTAACGATTGATATGGCGATTCAGGCTATTATTCTTATCAGCGTCCTGATCACGGCCTATCTCACGATTCGCTTCAGGGACTTGCTGGCTGCTGCACTCATGTCGGCCGCTATGAGCCTGCTCCTGAGCCTTGAGTTCTACATGCTTCACGCACCTGACGTTGCCATAGCCGAAGCGGCCGTCGGAGCAGGTGTGGTTACGGCTGTTGTGGTTTACGGCATAGCGAAGACCGAGAGATGGGAGGTGGAACCGTGA
- the mnhG gene encoding monovalent cation/H(+) antiporter subunit G — protein MIEYLIYAFLAINIAFNLLGSIALHRFPDVYTRLHGATKCTTFGTIFAVLAVVTHAFYQLHVTGDPKYLQMALHSFVALVALLLTNPVGAHAIAKAAHLSGYKPARAVVDAYERKLGGEGDERPND, from the coding sequence ATGATTGAGTACCTGATTTACGCCTTCCTGGCGATAAACATCGCCTTCAACCTCCTCGGAAGCATAGCCCTCCATCGCTTCCCCGACGTCTACACGAGGCTCCACGGGGCAACCAAGTGCACCACGTTTGGAACGATATTCGCGGTTTTAGCGGTCGTCACCCACGCCTTTTACCAGCTTCACGTCACCGGCGACCCAAAGTACCTCCAGATGGCCCTCCACAGCTTCGTGGCGCTGGTAGCGCTCCTCCTGACGAACCCGGTCGGGGCTCATGCAATAGCCAAAGCTGCACACCTGAGCGGCTACAAGCCGGCCAGAGCGGTTGTCGATGCGTATGAAAGGAAGCTTGGGGGTGAGGGGGATGAACGCCCTAACGATTGA
- a CDS encoding cation:proton antiporter has protein sequence MIEPVFFYSALIISIGAFLAILRILLGPTVPDRVVGVDTLNTLVVAGMVLLGAAYDRTIYIDIAIVYALLSYIGTLIVARYLQGGLK, from the coding sequence ATGATTGAACCAGTGTTCTTCTACTCGGCGCTGATAATATCCATCGGAGCGTTCTTGGCAATACTCAGGATTCTTCTCGGTCCAACGGTTCCAGACAGGGTGGTTGGCGTTGACACTCTCAACACCCTCGTCGTTGCGGGGATGGTCCTTCTCGGTGCTGCCTATGACAGGACGATCTACATCGACATAGCCATCGTTTACGCGCTTCTCAGCTACATAGGAACGCTGATAGTCGCGAGATACCTGCAGGGGGGATTGAAATGA
- a CDS encoding monovalent cation/H+ antiporter subunit E — translation MAFIAAFIWCYILWLGLTAGSSGLLWSSEELIAGLLFSAVVAYTTKGIIGEKASRFLNPIKWLEFIVYSIGPLFLGMVKANFHVAWLVITGKIRPGIVRVPVDLENDAQYTILSNSITLTPGTLTIDACPEEKALYVHWIDIPEGLERPENSEPVSGSFEKWARRLGR, via the coding sequence ATGGCATTTATTGCCGCCTTCATCTGGTGCTACATCCTCTGGCTGGGGCTGACAGCAGGCAGCAGCGGACTATTATGGAGCAGCGAGGAACTAATAGCCGGTCTGTTGTTCTCGGCGGTAGTAGCATATACTACCAAAGGCATCATTGGTGAAAAGGCTAGCCGCTTCCTAAACCCAATAAAATGGCTTGAGTTCATAGTTTACTCCATCGGCCCGCTCTTTTTGGGCATGGTCAAGGCCAACTTCCACGTCGCTTGGCTCGTTATAACCGGCAAGATAAGGCCAGGCATAGTGCGCGTTCCTGTTGACCTCGAAAACGACGCCCAGTACACGATTCTCAGCAACTCGATAACGCTCACGCCGGGAACGCTCACCATCGATGCCTGTCCTGAGGAGAAGGCCCTCTACGTCCACTGGATTGACATTCCCGAGGGACTTGAGAGGCCGGAGAACTCGGAGCCAGTCTCAGGTTCCTTTGAAAAGTGGGCAAGGAGGTTGGGGAGATGA
- the mobA gene encoding molybdenum cofactor guanylyltransferase MobA, producing the protein MIGAVLAGGRSKRFGGNKLLYRIDGKPLILHTIERLESANEIDGVVIVASPENAEKLKTFGYHVLVDELLVGPIGGIYTALRLEDAFVTAGDMPRIVPEFVDYIIKYFQKSKKAVCVPRWINGHIEPLHAAYSMGFLDIIEKQLALEEYMIKRAIEKANVCYLTIEKVPFEWRESFFNVNRKTDLRKP; encoded by the coding sequence TTGATTGGAGCGGTTCTAGCGGGAGGCAGGTCAAAGCGTTTTGGTGGAAACAAACTTCTGTACAGAATCGACGGAAAGCCGTTAATCCTTCATACAATTGAGAGACTTGAATCAGCAAATGAAATAGATGGGGTTGTCATCGTTGCCTCTCCTGAAAACGCTGAAAAGCTGAAAACCTTTGGCTACCATGTTCTTGTTGATGAGCTTCTCGTTGGCCCAATTGGAGGAATATATACTGCTCTACGCTTAGAGGACGCTTTCGTCACGGCAGGGGACATGCCCCGCATAGTGCCTGAGTTTGTAGATTATATAATCAAGTACTTCCAAAAGAGTAAGAAGGCTGTCTGCGTTCCGCGCTGGATTAATGGGCACATAGAACCACTGCATGCAGCATATTCTATGGGATTCTTGGACATTATAGAGAAGCAACTAGCTTTAGAAGAATATATGATAAAGAGAGCCATAGAAAAAGCCAATGTCTGCTACTTAACAATAGAAAAAGTCCCCTTTGAATGGAGAGAAAGTTTTTTCAACGTGAACAGAAAAACTGATCTGCGAAAACCCTGA